A portion of the Kiritimatiellia bacterium genome contains these proteins:
- a CDS encoding efflux RND transporter periplasmic adaptor subunit, whose product MTSMRRMVVRWLPVLILAGAGAVAWHLIRTRPRAQPRPQPELSATVELLSVAPTSLPVRIRALGVITAAREVVMMPEVAGRIVERHRNLEPGGRVRAGEELVRIDPRDYEAAVAQAVAAVEKAKFDLAVEEGRRTVAEAEWRRLGAEVPSSEAGRALALREPHLRAARAALAAAESSLDRARLNLERTSIRAPFDAVVLEKTADVGQVVGPQSRLARLADVAVAWAQLSLPVADLEWLVHPDSDGEGGSLATVWLEQGGGRRASRQGRVVRVLADVEPAGRLARVLVAVPAALVGGDGAPPFPLGVSVEAEIIGRVATNVVVLPREALREGDQVWLASAQDRLELRAVKVARRLPETVLIADGLREGDRVVLGRIALAIPGMRLRTAPAAQ is encoded by the coding sequence ATGACGTCGATGCGGCGAATGGTTGTGCGCTGGCTGCCGGTACTGATCCTGGCGGGGGCGGGGGCGGTCGCATGGCATCTGATCCGGACCCGACCGCGGGCGCAGCCCCGGCCACAGCCGGAGCTTTCCGCGACGGTGGAGCTGCTCTCGGTGGCGCCGACGTCGCTGCCGGTGCGAATTCGCGCGCTCGGCGTGATCACGGCGGCGCGGGAAGTGGTGATGATGCCGGAGGTGGCCGGGCGGATTGTGGAACGTCACCGGAACCTGGAGCCGGGCGGCCGGGTGAGGGCCGGCGAAGAGCTGGTGCGGATCGACCCGCGCGACTACGAGGCGGCCGTCGCACAGGCGGTGGCGGCGGTGGAGAAGGCGAAATTCGACCTTGCGGTGGAGGAGGGGCGCCGCACCGTCGCCGAAGCGGAATGGCGCCGACTCGGTGCGGAGGTTCCCTCCAGCGAGGCGGGCCGGGCACTCGCGTTGCGGGAACCGCATTTGCGCGCTGCCCGCGCCGCGCTGGCGGCGGCGGAGAGCTCGCTGGATCGCGCGCGTCTGAATCTCGAGCGCACCTCGATTCGAGCGCCGTTCGACGCGGTCGTGCTGGAGAAGACCGCGGACGTGGGGCAGGTGGTGGGTCCGCAGTCGCGGCTCGCCCGGTTGGCGGACGTCGCGGTTGCGTGGGCGCAGCTGTCGTTGCCGGTCGCGGACTTGGAGTGGTTGGTGCATCCGGATTCGGACGGCGAGGGGGGATCCCTGGCGACGGTCTGGCTGGAACAGGGCGGCGGACGCCGAGCGTCGCGCCAGGGGCGCGTGGTGCGCGTGCTTGCGGATGTCGAGCCGGCGGGCCGGCTGGCGCGGGTTCTGGTGGCCGTGCCGGCCGCGCTCGTCGGCGGCGACGGTGCTCCGCCCTTTCCGCTGGGCGTGTCAGTGGAGGCGGAGATCATCGGCCGCGTGGCGACCAACGTCGTGGTGTTGCCGCGGGAGGCGCTGCGGGAAGGGGATCAGGTTTGGCTGGCCAGTGCTCAGGATCGCCTTGAACTGCGCGCCGTGAAAGTGGCGCGCCGCCTACCCGAGACGGTGCTCATCGCCGACGGTCTCCGAGAGGGCGATCGGGTGGTGCTGGGGCGGATCGCGCTCGCGATCCCGGGCATGCGACTGCGCACCGCGCCCGCCGCTCAATGA
- a CDS encoding efflux transporter outer membrane subunit: MSALASRRWTATAALVLAVAAGGWTIGCAHRPPVMRPASAPLPSQYLHGGSSGPGAAPARWWELLGDPELVEWIDRVLSNNLSLARAWARVEQARQAVRIAGADELPALTLDGLARRSRSATVISGRETPPATFSFFSLNAAASYELDLWGRVAAQVRAAQAEWAASRHDLEAAAISLAAETAEAWWSLREQEALLRLLQRQVEVSEEYRRLVELRFGAGLAGALEVYQQRQQTATVAALIPPVQARADVLRHQLAVLAGVPPGAMCPPPGTEEELPVPPPAPPTGLPAELLRQRPDVAAAWERLCAADQRWAAAVANRWPAVRLSGGAGTQAREMSALFDEWLWNLAAGLTAPLFDGGRRTAEAERARAAREEAWHAWRQAVLQAVREVEDALAAEQRVRELAARLDEQRAAAVATLTEARESYLHGLTEYLSVLSALDRLQQTERARVSVRRQWLSARVQLHRALGGGWAPTGTGKAEQ, from the coding sequence ATGAGCGCGCTCGCTAGCCGGCGATGGACCGCGACCGCCGCTCTGGTGCTGGCGGTTGCGGCTGGAGGGTGGACCATAGGCTGTGCGCACCGTCCGCCCGTGATGCGGCCGGCATCTGCACCGCTGCCGTCGCAGTATCTTCATGGGGGCTCCTCCGGTCCTGGCGCCGCGCCGGCACGATGGTGGGAGCTGCTCGGCGATCCGGAGCTGGTCGAGTGGATCGACCGGGTGCTCTCCAACAACCTCTCGCTGGCGCGCGCGTGGGCGCGGGTCGAGCAGGCACGGCAGGCGGTGCGGATCGCGGGCGCGGACGAGCTGCCCGCGTTGACGCTCGACGGCCTTGCGCGACGATCGCGCTCCGCGACGGTGATCTCCGGCCGCGAAACACCCCCGGCGACGTTCAGCTTTTTTTCGTTGAATGCGGCCGCCTCGTATGAGCTGGATCTTTGGGGCCGGGTCGCCGCGCAGGTCCGTGCTGCACAGGCGGAGTGGGCGGCGTCCCGCCATGACCTGGAGGCGGCGGCCATCAGTCTGGCGGCAGAGACGGCGGAGGCGTGGTGGTCGTTGCGCGAACAGGAGGCATTGCTGCGGCTGCTGCAGCGACAGGTGGAGGTCAGCGAGGAGTATCGCCGGCTTGTCGAGCTGCGGTTCGGCGCCGGACTGGCTGGCGCGCTGGAGGTGTATCAGCAGCGGCAGCAGACTGCGACGGTGGCGGCGCTGATTCCGCCGGTCCAAGCACGGGCCGACGTGCTGCGACATCAGCTGGCCGTGCTCGCCGGGGTGCCCCCTGGCGCGATGTGTCCCCCGCCGGGGACGGAGGAGGAGCTGCCCGTGCCGCCACCGGCGCCGCCCACTGGCCTGCCGGCCGAGCTGCTGCGTCAGCGCCCCGACGTCGCGGCGGCGTGGGAGCGCCTGTGTGCGGCGGATCAGCGGTGGGCGGCCGCGGTCGCGAATCGGTGGCCTGCGGTGCGACTCTCCGGCGGCGCGGGAACGCAGGCGCGAGAGATGTCGGCGCTGTTCGACGAATGGCTCTGGAACCTCGCGGCCGGGCTCACCGCGCCCTTGTTCGATGGCGGGCGCCGGACCGCCGAAGCGGAGCGGGCACGCGCGGCGCGCGAGGAGGCCTGGCACGCCTGGCGGCAGGCTGTGCTGCAAGCGGTGCGCGAGGTCGAGGATGCGCTCGCCGCGGAGCAACGCGTGCGGGAGCTCGCCGCACGTCTTGACGAACAGCGAGCGGCTGCGGTGGCGACGCTGACGGAGGCCCGAGAATCTTATCTGCATGGTCTGACCGAGTATCTTTCGGTGCTGTCCGCGCTTGACCGTCTGCAGCAGACTGAACGGGCACGCGTGTCGGTGCGGCGGCAGTGGCTGTCGGCCCGCGTGCAGCTGCACCGTGCGCTCGGGGGCGGTTGGGCGCCGACGGGGACGGGGAAGGCGGAGCAATGA
- the rpoN gene encoding RNA polymerase factor sigma-54 gives MSDPSQPLLTQTQDQRLQQVLAPQLRQSLEVLQAPVLELQTLIRQHLEQNPALEEKLEPHETIELEAPPVPAAEELSEEELQRWIAYDEAWRERYQRSRTLGGAPAEEEERHQRLLESLSRPESLQDHLLRQIEFSEASREEREIARLLIGSLNDDGYLNVTLGELSETTGIPVEKFEAALRLVQDLEPAGIGARDLKECLRLQLARRGLADSLAARIVEAHLEDLAKQRHFGIARALGVPVSAVYAAAKVIQSLDPKPGRDFGAELPVEVVPDAAIVKTDNGYSVVLNRERLPRVKINREYLKLLDDPSTSPETREYVREKVRAGLALIRSLHQRQSTLGAIVQEIAEQQREFFERGPEALRPMTMAQLAQKIGVHETTVSRAVAGKFVETPRGVFPLRYFFSTGYQAADGRDVAATSVKDAIRAMIEEEDPAAPLSDEAIARRLGERGLRIARRTVAKYREQMGIPPSHERRA, from the coding sequence GTGAGCGATCCTTCGCAGCCGTTGCTGACGCAGACGCAGGACCAACGCCTGCAGCAGGTGCTGGCGCCACAGCTGCGCCAATCACTCGAAGTGTTGCAGGCGCCGGTGCTCGAACTGCAGACGTTGATCCGTCAACATCTCGAACAAAATCCCGCGCTCGAGGAAAAACTGGAGCCGCACGAGACGATCGAACTCGAGGCACCGCCGGTGCCGGCCGCAGAGGAACTCAGCGAGGAGGAGCTGCAGCGTTGGATCGCGTATGACGAGGCCTGGCGGGAACGCTACCAGCGCTCGCGCACGTTGGGAGGGGCGCCGGCGGAGGAGGAAGAGCGGCATCAGCGCCTTCTGGAATCGCTGTCCCGGCCTGAGTCGCTGCAGGACCATCTGCTGCGGCAGATCGAGTTCTCCGAGGCGTCGCGGGAGGAGCGGGAGATCGCCCGTCTGCTCATCGGCAGTCTGAACGACGACGGCTATCTGAACGTCACGTTGGGCGAGCTTTCGGAAACCACCGGCATTCCGGTGGAAAAGTTCGAGGCGGCGCTCAGGCTGGTGCAGGATCTGGAGCCGGCCGGCATTGGCGCGCGCGACCTGAAAGAGTGCCTGCGTCTGCAGCTCGCCCGTCGCGGACTGGCGGACAGTCTGGCGGCCCGCATTGTGGAGGCGCACCTCGAGGACCTTGCCAAACAGCGGCACTTCGGGATTGCCCGCGCGCTCGGCGTCCCGGTTTCTGCGGTCTACGCGGCGGCGAAGGTGATTCAGTCGCTCGACCCGAAACCGGGGCGGGATTTCGGCGCGGAGCTGCCGGTGGAGGTGGTGCCAGACGCCGCGATTGTGAAGACCGACAACGGCTATTCGGTCGTGCTGAACCGCGAGCGGCTGCCCCGCGTGAAGATCAACCGCGAGTACCTCAAGTTGCTCGACGATCCCTCGACATCGCCGGAGACGCGGGAGTATGTGCGGGAGAAGGTCCGGGCCGGTCTCGCGCTGATCCGGAGTCTCCACCAGCGGCAGAGCACGCTGGGAGCGATCGTACAGGAGATCGCCGAACAGCAGCGCGAGTTTTTTGAACGCGGGCCGGAGGCGCTGCGGCCGATGACGATGGCTCAGTTGGCGCAAAAGATCGGTGTGCACGAAACGACGGTGAGTCGCGCGGTGGCGGGCAAGTTCGTCGAGACCCCGCGCGGCGTGTTTCCGCTGAGGTATTTCTTTTCCACCGGCTATCAGGCGGCGGACGGGCGGGACGTGGCCGCCACGAGTGTGAAGGACGCGATCCGCGCGATGATCGAGGAAGAGGACCCTGCTGCGCCGCTGTCGGACGAAGCCATTGCGCGACGGTTGGGGGAACGGGGGCTGCGAATTGCGCGGCGGACGGTCGCGAAATACCGCGAACAGATGGGCATTCCGCCCTCTCACGAGCGTCGCGCATGA
- a CDS encoding Coenzyme F420 hydrogenase/dehydrogenase, beta subunit C-terminal domain — MTDRLPHFAGDGYRDTDGILRVVREGLCHRCGACVGFCPVNTYDTRGGYPHPARECIHCNICVRVCSGLEVDYPEIGRALYGEGYQFGAIAGPVRSAWIAHATDETLRRNGSSGGVVTAALIHWLRTGRIRGAVVTDGDPEEPARGIGTVARTEEDLRRTQQSRYTTAPTLAALQQIQNEDGPFAAVGLPCQIHAIRKRQLMDPRWGPRLPILIGLLCHYNLPWEAIRLAAETFAPRGAKPVRIRSRERDERGWPHNTLHIWYDNGAQWRTALSPRGIFNVVSRIAPIGRCLLCLDAAAEFSDFAVGDPWIRGPDGRWKYEAPEGYSAVLIHTAHGERLWRELMEEGAIRAFEIPAHEPAEGQAAMMTEKKYRVAWRLRMRRRLGWPVPRYPMPLPPTPPAQVWKELTFLLTRLNTLWPPWQRLLLRIACGPVGLWLVRWRDARRERAAQRRAREAAEAGT, encoded by the coding sequence GTGACTGATCGGCTGCCACATTTTGCGGGTGATGGGTATCGCGACACCGATGGCATCCTCCGCGTCGTCCGCGAGGGGCTGTGCCATCGGTGTGGCGCCTGCGTGGGGTTCTGTCCCGTCAACACCTACGACACCCGCGGCGGCTATCCCCACCCCGCCCGCGAGTGCATCCACTGCAACATCTGCGTGCGGGTGTGTTCCGGCCTTGAGGTGGACTACCCGGAGATCGGCCGCGCGCTCTACGGAGAGGGGTACCAGTTCGGGGCGATCGCTGGGCCGGTCCGCAGCGCATGGATCGCGCACGCCACCGATGAAACGTTGCGCCGCAACGGGTCCAGCGGCGGGGTGGTGACCGCCGCGCTGATCCACTGGCTCCGCACCGGGCGGATCCGTGGCGCCGTGGTCACCGATGGGGATCCTGAGGAACCGGCCCGTGGCATTGGCACCGTCGCTCGCACCGAGGAGGACCTTCGGCGCACACAACAGTCGCGCTACACCACCGCGCCGACGCTCGCCGCGCTGCAGCAAATCCAGAACGAAGACGGACCCTTCGCGGCCGTCGGTCTGCCCTGCCAGATCCACGCGATTCGGAAGCGCCAGCTGATGGATCCCCGCTGGGGGCCACGGTTGCCGATCCTGATCGGACTCTTGTGCCACTACAACCTGCCGTGGGAGGCGATCCGGCTGGCCGCAGAAACGTTCGCCCCCCGCGGCGCGAAGCCGGTGCGGATTCGCTCGCGCGAGCGCGACGAACGCGGATGGCCCCACAACACGTTGCACATCTGGTACGACAACGGCGCCCAGTGGCGGACCGCGCTGTCGCCGCGCGGCATTTTCAACGTCGTTTCCCGCATTGCGCCCATCGGCCGTTGTCTTCTGTGCTTGGATGCGGCGGCGGAGTTTTCCGATTTCGCGGTTGGCGACCCTTGGATCCGAGGGCCGGACGGCCGCTGGAAGTACGAGGCGCCGGAAGGCTATTCCGCGGTGCTCATCCACACTGCGCATGGCGAACGGCTGTGGCGCGAGCTGATGGAGGAGGGCGCGATCCGCGCGTTCGAAATCCCCGCACACGAGCCCGCCGAGGGGCAGGCGGCGATGATGACCGAGAAAAAATACCGCGTCGCGTGGCGCCTGAGAATGCGCCGTCGGCTCGGTTGGCCGGTGCCCCGCTACCCAATGCCGCTGCCCCCCACCCCGCCCGCGCAGGTGTGGAAGGAACTGACGTTTCTGCTCACGCGGCTGAACACGCTGTGGCCGCCGTGGCAGAGGTTGCTGTTGCGGATTGCCTGCGGTCCGGTCGGCTTGTGGCTGGTCCGCTGGCGCGACGCCCGCCGCGAACGGGCAGCCCAACGACGGGCTCGTGAAGCCGCCGAGGCCGGCACCTGA
- a CDS encoding M28 family peptidase, with the protein MRPNRRATLVISCHADTGFRRHWLRRENGRYFGLLDNFAGVYAVMTAYFSGRLTQQCVRIELTCGEERGMDGAYEVARTVSPNDAVVVVDVTGVETGADITIEKCKAPQMQRFVREALNGLRYVLFEDCPDPVANLDESDVYRKVTDNVVFLGIPCRGGDYNEGPVECSRSSIDTAAEALIRFASRWERASANPD; encoded by the coding sequence ATGCGACCGAATCGTCGGGCGACGTTGGTCATTTCATGTCACGCCGATACCGGTTTCCGCCGTCATTGGCTGCGCCGCGAGAACGGCCGCTATTTCGGGCTGCTCGACAACTTCGCGGGCGTGTACGCAGTGATGACCGCCTACTTCAGCGGCCGGCTCACGCAGCAGTGTGTGCGCATCGAACTGACCTGTGGCGAAGAACGCGGCATGGACGGTGCGTACGAGGTGGCGAGAACCGTTTCGCCGAACGACGCGGTGGTGGTGGTCGACGTCACCGGCGTCGAGACGGGTGCGGACATCACCATCGAGAAATGCAAAGCGCCGCAGATGCAGCGCTTTGTGCGCGAGGCTCTCAACGGGCTGCGGTACGTGCTCTTTGAGGATTGCCCCGATCCGGTCGCTAACCTTGACGAGAGCGATGTGTACCGCAAGGTGACTGACAACGTCGTCTTCCTTGGAATCCCCTGCCGCGGCGGTGACTACAACGAGGGACCGGTCGAATGCAGTCGCTCGAGCATCGACACCGCGGCCGAGGCGCTCATCCGATTTGCGAGCCGGTGGGAGAGGGCGTCCGCGAACCCCGACTGA
- a CDS encoding peptidase C39 family protein: MPTNQGEPRIVGYAQQRDFTCGAACLMVALHELGRGELSEQRELDIWRAAHPPFYTGCLPAALARRARHEGCDATLLVEPTAFRSQLQRCPPGLRLFYRYLLAVERLLERGLTVERIREPAEPLRRLIGRPGARMLLLVEVEDHDLHYLLVRRNDNDLVVLDPADGRNTRRPLQSELLPDNATGYYLFIEPGPSGRARASGGL, encoded by the coding sequence ATGCCGACGAACCAGGGCGAGCCACGGATCGTCGGATACGCTCAGCAACGCGACTTCACTTGCGGTGCGGCGTGTCTGATGGTCGCGCTGCACGAGCTGGGGCGCGGTGAGCTGTCCGAGCAGCGCGAGCTGGATATCTGGCGGGCAGCGCACCCTCCCTTCTACACCGGTTGCCTTCCCGCCGCGCTGGCACGGAGGGCGCGGCATGAGGGATGCGACGCGACGTTGCTGGTCGAGCCGACGGCGTTTCGGTCCCAGCTGCAGCGGTGCCCGCCGGGTCTTCGGCTCTTCTACCGATATCTCCTGGCGGTGGAGCGTCTGCTCGAGCGGGGATTGACGGTTGAGCGGATTCGGGAACCGGCCGAGCCGCTTCGGCGGCTCATCGGGCGGCCCGGGGCACGGATGCTGCTGCTTGTCGAGGTGGAAGACCACGATCTTCACTATCTGCTGGTCCGACGCAACGACAACGACCTGGTGGTGCTTGACCCAGCCGACGGCAGAAACACGAGGCGGCCCCTCCAAAGCGAACTGCTTCCCGACAATGCGACGGGGTATTATCTGTTTATCGAACCTGGTCCGTCGGGTCGCGCTCGCGCGAGTGGCGGCTTGTGA
- a CDS encoding nuclear transport factor 2 family protein, with protein MNAAEVRNEIEDAFRRYLEVYWGRRSVEQTLQMVTAQTTGFGTGRDEVALTEHDMVRLYRRDLEEVPSPVSYEVLRVAVVPLTEEMGVVAAVLNMRATVADQEVAFLGMRLSLVFVRGGGTWRIAHMHLSLPTAHHTEGEAYPTMQMERRAVALRRLVARKTEELRHANEELRNRLAEIRTLHGLLPICARCKRIRDDQGYWTQLEAYLTQHSEAKFSHSLCPSCAAALFPDLAKPGPPGEHLHGTGSGR; from the coding sequence ATGAACGCGGCCGAAGTGCGGAACGAAATTGAAGACGCGTTCCGGAGGTATCTTGAGGTCTACTGGGGGCGTCGGAGTGTCGAGCAGACTCTTCAAATGGTGACCGCCCAAACGACCGGCTTCGGCACCGGCCGCGATGAAGTCGCGCTGACTGAGCATGACATGGTCCGACTATACCGGCGCGATCTGGAGGAGGTCCCCTCCCCCGTCTCGTACGAAGTACTTCGGGTCGCGGTCGTTCCTCTGACCGAGGAGATGGGAGTGGTCGCGGCGGTGCTCAACATGCGGGCGACCGTTGCGGATCAGGAAGTCGCGTTTCTGGGCATGCGTCTCAGTCTGGTCTTTGTTCGAGGGGGTGGCACCTGGCGGATCGCACACATGCACCTCTCCCTTCCGACCGCCCACCATACTGAAGGCGAGGCTTACCCGACGATGCAAATGGAGCGAAGGGCGGTGGCGCTGCGGCGGCTCGTGGCGCGGAAAACCGAGGAACTCCGGCACGCGAACGAGGAGCTGCGCAATCGCCTTGCAGAGATACGAACGCTGCACGGTCTGCTGCCGATCTGCGCCCGCTGCAAGCGAATCCGTGACGACCAAGGGTACTGGACGCAACTGGAGGCGTACCTCACACAACATTCGGAGGCAAAGTTTTCGCACAGTCTGTGCCCCAGTTGTGCGGCGGCGCTGTTTCCGGACCTCGCAAAGCCGGGACCTCCCGGCGAGCATCTGCACGGGACCGGCAGCGGGCGGTGA
- a CDS encoding sulfatase-like hydrolase/transferase, whose protein sequence is MWGSWSRAPALLAAAMLTARALAAGTARPVNVVIVLADDLGWGDLAGFGNDVVATPNLDRLAAEGRRFRHFYANSPVCSPTRCAILTGQYPQRWRITSYLDSRENNRRRGVADWLDPAAPSLARFFRAAGYATGHFGKWHLGGQRDVGDAPSISAYGFDESLTNFEGLGPRLLGLCDTADGRPPRPHALGSDRLGRGPVIWYDRASLTAGYVGAAVAFISRAAAEGRPFYVHVWPDDPHGPWYPPRERRGDGSKRALYRGVVETMDEQLGPLFERLREPDLRDQTVLLFFSDNGPEPGAGSAVPLRGSKATLYEGGIRSPLIVWAPGLMPAAAVGGRDEESVICTADLAPSLLRIAGIAPPTEVVFDGLDMSEALLGRRSMPRSEPICWQRPPDRKYVDGRTPPPLPDLAIRHGRWKLLCEQDGSSAQLYDLVADPGETTNLAALHPDLVLQLSQLVRAWSAEIGDGGNSSGSGMRPARLRHELMASRVDPPASVDLAECGEKPPAIGPSTVLLRTDAR, encoded by the coding sequence ATGTGGGGGAGTTGGAGTCGCGCGCCGGCGCTACTGGCGGCCGCGATGCTTACAGCGCGGGCGCTCGCGGCCGGCACCGCGCGGCCGGTCAATGTGGTGATCGTACTTGCCGATGACCTGGGCTGGGGTGATCTCGCCGGATTTGGCAATGATGTGGTGGCGACACCAAATCTCGACCGGCTCGCCGCCGAGGGGCGCCGGTTCCGGCACTTCTATGCCAACTCGCCTGTATGCTCGCCGACCCGCTGTGCCATTCTGACCGGTCAGTATCCCCAGCGGTGGCGCATCACCTCCTACCTCGATTCCCGCGAGAACAACCGCCGGCGGGGCGTTGCCGATTGGCTGGATCCCGCCGCTCCCTCGCTTGCCCGATTCTTTCGGGCGGCGGGCTACGCGACCGGCCACTTTGGCAAGTGGCATCTTGGCGGCCAGCGAGACGTGGGCGACGCACCTTCGATTTCGGCCTATGGATTCGATGAATCGCTGACCAATTTTGAGGGCCTTGGCCCGCGGCTGCTGGGTCTGTGCGACACCGCTGATGGTCGGCCGCCCCGCCCGCATGCGCTCGGCAGCGACCGGTTGGGGCGCGGGCCGGTGATCTGGTATGACCGCGCCTCACTGACCGCGGGATATGTTGGCGCCGCGGTGGCGTTCATCTCGCGGGCGGCTGCAGAAGGTCGGCCGTTCTACGTCCACGTGTGGCCGGATGACCCCCATGGCCCATGGTATCCCCCCCGCGAACGTCGCGGCGACGGATCAAAGCGGGCTCTGTATCGCGGAGTTGTCGAGACAATGGACGAGCAGCTCGGGCCGCTGTTCGAACGGCTTCGCGAACCTGACCTTCGTGACCAGACAGTGTTGCTGTTTTTCTCCGACAATGGGCCGGAGCCCGGCGCAGGCTCTGCCGTTCCGCTGCGAGGATCCAAGGCGACGCTCTACGAGGGCGGCATCCGTTCCCCGCTGATTGTCTGGGCGCCCGGGCTGATGCCGGCGGCAGCAGTGGGTGGCCGGGATGAGGAGTCGGTGATCTGTACCGCGGACTTGGCGCCCTCGCTGTTGCGCATCGCGGGCATCGCACCTCCCACCGAGGTCGTATTCGACGGGCTTGATATGTCGGAGGCGCTGCTCGGACGCCGATCGATGCCGCGCTCCGAACCGATCTGCTGGCAGCGGCCACCCGACCGCAAGTACGTCGATGGTCGTACACCGCCGCCGTTGCCGGATCTGGCGATCCGGCACGGGCGATGGAAGCTCCTCTGTGAGCAGGACGGATCCTCCGCGCAGCTCTATGACCTCGTGGCGGATCCGGGCGAGACAACGAATCTGGCAGCGCTACACCCCGATCTCGTACTGCAACTCAGCCAGCTGGTGCGGGCATGGAGCGCCGAGATCGGGGATGGCGGGAACTCATCCGGCTCGGGCATGCGCCCCGCCCGGCTCCGGCATGAGCTGATGGCAAGCAGGGTTGATCCGCCGGCATCCGTTGACCTGGCCGAGTGCGGTGAGAAACCTCCGGCAATTGGACCGTCAACGGTCTTGCTCCGCACCGACGCACGGTGA
- a CDS encoding VWA domain-containing protein: MRPRLDLGVLLSGLGYRKLSEEKRRVLLIVGGISLGLHVAALLVFGSWVVIRSFLDERTVFTAPPPIKTYEPRKLEHQIKVSKRQRSSSRPAVMPRLVATRPSTLAMPEIKVDPKVVRTSFQPKFKAITGIGLGAGLGTGYGLGGFGEGVSAFDFFGIRGRGEKIMICVDVSISMIEEQRGGFEGFERVKNRLGQVIDALSERTLFNVVAFADAAQTFRDEMVPATEQNKREAKKFLSPLNTKNNYGLTQGNVRAVDLGRKAGGGTTRLDLALTAAFLQGADTILIISDGIPRVRKELTADQRSAWEAQLEQWRRQNADAIRAYETAMANMEWKTERVWVPPQPARLTEDGMRPATEGHWETRRTPARPHPPRPEPPRMPDHLQWWTIEDFFEHFSLLHEQCYSKKGKKPPVVHAIGYGIDKEGADFLQAFTKKYNGSFRRISRIN, from the coding sequence ATGAGACCGAGGCTGGACCTCGGCGTGCTGCTGTCGGGGCTGGGCTACCGCAAACTCAGTGAGGAGAAGCGGCGGGTGCTGCTCATCGTTGGCGGCATCAGCCTGGGCTTGCATGTCGCGGCGCTGCTCGTGTTCGGCTCCTGGGTGGTCATCCGCTCCTTCCTCGATGAGCGCACGGTGTTCACTGCGCCGCCACCGATCAAAACGTATGAGCCGCGCAAGCTGGAGCATCAGATCAAGGTTTCGAAGCGGCAGCGCAGCTCGAGCCGACCGGCGGTGATGCCGCGCCTGGTCGCGACGCGACCCTCGACCCTCGCGATGCCGGAAATCAAGGTGGATCCGAAGGTCGTCCGCACCAGCTTCCAGCCGAAGTTCAAGGCGATCACTGGAATCGGTCTGGGGGCCGGCCTGGGCACCGGCTATGGGCTGGGAGGGTTCGGCGAGGGCGTCTCCGCGTTCGACTTCTTCGGCATCCGCGGGCGCGGTGAAAAGATCATGATTTGCGTAGACGTCTCGATCAGCATGATCGAGGAACAGCGCGGCGGATTCGAAGGCTTCGAGCGCGTGAAGAACCGTCTCGGTCAGGTCATTGACGCGCTGAGCGAGCGGACGCTGTTCAATGTGGTCGCGTTCGCGGACGCCGCGCAGACATTTCGGGACGAGATGGTGCCCGCCACCGAACAGAACAAGCGCGAGGCAAAGAAGTTTCTTTCGCCGCTCAATACGAAGAACAACTATGGTTTGACGCAGGGCAACGTCCGGGCGGTGGATCTCGGCCGCAAGGCCGGCGGCGGCACCACACGACTCGATCTGGCGCTCACCGCCGCGTTTCTGCAGGGCGCCGACACGATTCTGATCATCTCCGACGGAATTCCACGGGTGCGCAAAGAGTTGACGGCGGATCAGCGGTCCGCCTGGGAGGCACAGCTCGAACAATGGCGGCGCCAGAACGCGGACGCGATCCGCGCCTACGAGACCGCGATGGCGAACATGGAATGGAAGACGGAGCGCGTGTGGGTGCCGCCACAGCCGGCGCGGCTCACCGAAGACGGTATGCGCCCCGCGACCGAAGGTCACTGGGAAACCCGCCGCACGCCGGCTCGCCCGCATCCACCCCGGCCGGAACCGCCCCGTATGCCGGATCACCTGCAGTGGTGGACCATAGAAGACTTTTTCGAGCACTTCTCGCTGCTGCACGAGCAGTGCTACTCGAAGAAGGGGAAAAAGCCGCCCGTCGTGCATGCGATCGGCTATGGCATCGACAAGGAAGGGGCGGATTTTCTGCAGGCATTCACCAAGAAGTACAACGGCTCGTTCCGTCGCATCAGCCGGATCAACTAG
- a CDS encoding biopolymer transporter ExbD — translation MRAPAYEIDDPDVNVSSLIDMVFLLLSYFIATASLMKSEADLGIRLPGMLAQAQTVDMADEQVIEIRETGRVVLNGLEYDAPDSTELPQLVQVLVRYRLASQAAKTEPMITLQPDDKTRHQRVVDVMNACARAGIKNVTFAAGGD, via the coding sequence GTGAGAGCGCCGGCCTACGAGATCGATGATCCGGACGTCAACGTCTCGTCGCTGATCGACATGGTGTTTCTGCTGCTCTCGTACTTCATCGCGACCGCGAGCCTGATGAAGTCCGAAGCGGACCTCGGCATCCGGCTGCCGGGCATGCTGGCGCAGGCGCAAACCGTGGACATGGCCGATGAGCAGGTGATCGAGATCCGCGAAACCGGCCGTGTCGTACTGAACGGCCTCGAGTATGACGCGCCCGACTCGACCGAGCTGCCCCAGCTGGTCCAGGTGCTGGTGCGGTATCGCCTCGCCTCCCAGGCGGCGAAGACCGAGCCGATGATCACGCTGCAGCCGGACGACAAGACCCGCCACCAGCGCGTGGTTGACGTGATGAACGCGTGCGCGCGGGCGGGTATCAAGAACGTCACTTTTGCGGCGGGGGGAGACTGA